A section of the Kluyveromyces lactis strain NRRL Y-1140 chromosome F complete sequence genome encodes:
- the SSP120 gene encoding nucleobindin SSP120 (similar to uniprot|P39931 Saccharomyces cerevisiae YLR250W SSP120 Protein of unknown function green fluorescent protein (GFP)-fusion protein localizes to the cytoplasm in a punctate pattern) produces the protein MRVFSGFATIILTVTFALLAKAVPESPPDGLSWEEWHMRDEHGITKYTPEEFFDIHDLGSKGYLDATDIITMYGLHRDTIVGKGDGMGQNDESQVIDDSLREGAVKIVMALLDVDDDTRITRKEYLAFAANGNKLADLGVGVGHHGDFETEYEMHHWNQYHKDQDPDIKNVHKEDVEHELLHHEHEVEAAENGPVGAAKGAVITDDEMESRIEQDRIPKKFRAN, from the coding sequence ATGCGTGTTTTTTCAGGGTTTGCTACCATAATATTAACGGTAACTTTTGCTCTACTAGCGAAAGCAGTACCAGAAAGCCCACCTGACGGATTATCATGGGAAGAATGGCACATGAGAGATGAGCACGGTATAACAAAGTACACTCCtgaagaattctttgacATTCATGATTTAGGTAGCAAAGGATATTTGGATGCCACCGACATTATTACCATGTATGGGCTACACAGAGACACCATCGTAGGTAAAGGTGACGGAATGGGACAGAACGATGAGAGTCAGGTAATTGATGACTCTTTGCGTGAAGGAGCCGTTAAAATTGTGATGGCATTGTTGGATGTAGATGACGATACCAGGATCACTCGCAAGGAATATCTAGCATTTGCAGCCAATGGGAACAAACTTGCCGATCTTGGAGTTGGTGTGGGACATCATGGTGATTTCGAAACTGAATATGAGATGCATCATTGGAACCAGTACCACAAGGATCAAGATCCGGACATCAAGAACGTTCACAAGGAAGATGTCGAGCATGAGTTGCTACACCACGAACATGAGGTAGAAGCGGCTGAAAATGGACCTGTAGGTGCAGCAAAGGGTGCCGTAATcactgatgatgaaatggaGAGCAGAATTGAGCAAGACAGGATACCCAAGAAATTTAGAGCCAATTAA
- the SPO1 gene encoding putative carboxylic ester hydrolase (similar to uniprot|P53541 Saccharomyces cerevisiae YNL012W): protein MRTMLFLRLIILTRVAIASLYAPVNVDCPKDLSLRAAKFPRIAVAISGGGFRSMLISSGFVLGMQQHGLWECTSYVAGISGGSWTLLKLVLAEFNVDTLTKFDIERLMLEGIPNFDVKNHDMIRQKDYSDDAKKFAMDEEFLKELRQQSINLNKRDVTIEYEPNYYHFLDEVSDALLFEGDLGTGLPVFNKRSLDPLYKIKGLVEDFFHQEENDQDKELEVINELMDSFGKFRKIIGFYINLHRQVRQKKEAGFPISLTDYLGQALLDRLPAQKQDHLKQLSNFVQSESFKKFDAPIPVFVANAKTSKGPELHNVVFEFTPFEFGSWHLNVSKFISTKYLGSTALKGKLTKCVNGFDNLGFITATSSSLFNNALFYIWKTVTTNIESNEKLKAIKTIFGVFGVGFNAIRSDYAIYQPNPFYKDPEVLNLISDTSQLFLVDGGEDGENIPLRSLFISGRQNDVIFIVDSSSDKENLPDMTKLRDTYDDIIHVEEQKRIVALKNEIWEMDLMPYIPTSEELLAANFSLSTPIAFGCHLQSYNTKRLTDTLITKETSSASLPPILIYHGNIPITFQSNTSTFKLNYTKDEYNGMLNNGHHLFNNDDTQGEYLQCLGCVMLLRQNQELVSSFCDACIRKVCYN, encoded by the exons ATGCGGACAATGTTGTTTTTGAGGCTGATTATTTTAACAAGGGTGGCAATTGCCTCATTATATGCTCCTGTGAACGTCGACTGCCCCAAAGACCTCAGTTTAAGAGCTGCTAAA TTTCCACGAATTGCTGTTGCCATTTCTGGTGGTGGGTTTCGTTCTATGCTCATCAGTTCAGGGTTCGTTTTAGGTATGCAGCAACACGGACTCTGGGAATGCACTAGCTATGTAGCAGGAATTTCTGGAGGTAGTTGGACTTTACTCAAGCTAGTTTTGGCGGAATTCAACGTTGACACTTTAACCAAATTCGATATTGAAAGGCTAATGTTGGAAGGTATCCCCAATTTTGATGTAAAGAATCATGATATGATCAGGCAAAAAGATTATAGTGACGATGCCAAGAAATTTGCCATGGATGAAGAGTTTCTTAAAGAATTACGCCAACAGTCCATAAATCTCAACAAGAGAGATGTGACTATAGAGTATGAACCtaattattatcatttctTGGATGAAGTATCTGATGCTTTACTTTTCGAAGGAGATCTCGGGACTGGGTTGCCTGTTTTCAACAAGCGCTCTTTAGATCCTCTCTACAAAATAAAAGGTCTCGTTGAAGACTTTTTCCACCAAGAGGAAAACGATCAGGATAAGGAATTAGAGGTTATAAACGAATTAATGGATTCTTTTGGTAAGTTTCGGAAAATTATTGGCTTCTATATAAACTTACACAGACAAGTTCGGCAAAAGAAAGAGGCGGGTTTCCCAATTTCTCTTACGGATTATCTTGGACAAGCGTTATTAGATAGGCTTCCTGCGCAGAAACAGGATCATCTCAAGCAGTTATCCAATTTCGTGCAATCAGAAAGTTTTAAAAAATTTGACGCTCCTATCCCAGTATTCGTCGCCAATGCAAAGACATCAAAGGGACCTGAGTTGCACAATGTAGTATTCGAGTTTACTCCCTTTGAGTTTGGATCATGGCATTTGAACGTTTCCAAATTtatatcaacaaaatatcTAGGATCTACTGCattaaaaggaaaattgACCAAATGTGTCAACGGATTTGATAATTTAGGATTCATCACAGCAACATCATCGTCTCTTTTTAACAATGCTTTGTTCTATATTTGGAAAACGGTAACAACAAACATAGAATCCAACGAGAAGTTAAAGGCAATAAAAACCATCTTTGGTGTATTTGGTGTTGGATTTAATGCCATTCGATCTGATTACGCAATATACCAACCAAACCCTTTTTATAAAGATCCAGAAGttctgaatttgataagtGACACATCTCAGCTATTTCTAGTAGATGGTGGAGAAGATGGTGAAAATATACCGCTCAGATCTTTATTTATCAGCGGAAGACAGAATGATGTTATATTTATTGTTGATTCAAGTTCAGACAAAGAGAACCTACCTGATATGACAAAGCTTCGAGATACATACGATGATATAATCCATGtggaagaacaaaaaaggATTGTCGCACTTAAGAATGAGATTTGGGAAATGGATCTCATGCCTTATATCCCAACCTCAGAGGAACTGCTGGCGGCAAACTTTAGTTTATCGACGCCGATTGCGTTTGGTTGTCATTTACAAAGCTACAATACAAAGAGGTTAACGGATACATTAATTACTAAAGAAACTAGTAGTGCCAGCTTACCACCTATTCTAATATACCATGGGAACATACCAATTACATTTCAGTCGAATACTTCCACCTTTAAATTGAACTATACGAAAGATGAATATAACGGAATGCTAAATAACGGTCATCATTTATTCAACAACGATGATACTCAGGGAGAATATTTACAATGCCTTGGCTGCGTCATGCTTTTAAGGCAAAACCAAGAGCTCGTGTCATCATTTTGTGACGCATGCATAAGAAAGGTATGCTATAACTGA
- the MRP7 gene encoding mitochondrial 54S ribosomal protein bL27m (uniprot|P48535 Kluyveromyces lactis RM02 60S RIBOSOMAL PROTEIN L2, MITOCHONDRIAL PRECURSOR), with product MFSSSWQQVPKFVVQQVRTATKRAAGSRTSMKDSAGRRLGPKKYEGQATQVGEIIMRQRGTKFYPGENVGIGKDHTLFALEPGYVRYYLDPFHPGKKFIGVSLYKDVKLPLPHFEPRLRRFGKAIIEDEEKAIAEENALPRKIYLLKDELIKKQQEREIKREELKAEYSKIISDLKVELDQQELAFALPYLLRWRTCLKNGFNESDARFNSYYYLEQELKLKMRNQEKSKLDDKLTLLKQVSTKLNESLSFNNKLELTKYISPEEKNTLKTQLITDLKAIDIKDKNSKKQVLAKFTDAKNFLTLSEEVRLRRKFLKPVKPETELKKLEEPLKPSKKNLTTRRYNYEQNTIDVITRPKTDFLSKL from the coding sequence ATGTTCTCATCTTCGTGGCAACAAGTTCCCAAGTTTGTGGTGCAGCAGGTGCGTACTGCAACCAAGCGTGCAGCAGGTTCTCGTACCAGTATGAAGGACTCTGCTGGTCGTAGATTGGGTCCAAAAAAATACGAGGGTCAAGCCACTCAAGTTGGTGAGATCATCATGAGACAACGTGGTACCAAGTTTTATCCTGGTGAAAATGTAGGCATCGGTAAAGATCATACGCTTTTCGCTTTGGAGCCGGGTTATGTGAGATACTATTTGGATCCATTTCATCCAGGTAAGAAATTCATTGGTGTATCATTATACAAGGATGTAAAGCTTCCTTTGCCGCATTTCGAACCACGTTTGAGAAGATTCGGCAAGGCCATCATTGAGGATGAAGAGAAAGCCATTGCAGAAGAGAACGCTTTACcaagaaagatttatttGCTGAAGGAtgaattgatcaagaaacaGCAAGAACGTGAGATTAAACGTGAAGAGTTGAAGGCAGAATACAGCAAGATAATTTCAGATCTGAAAGTTGAGCTGGATCAACAAGAACTTGCGTTTGCATTACCATATTTGCTCAGATGGAGAACttgtttgaagaatgggTTCAATGAATCCGATGCCCGATTTAATTCGTACTACtatttggaacaagaacttaaattgaagatgagaaaCCAAGAAAAATCTAAGTTGGACGACAAACTAACATTGTTGAAACAGGTCTCGaccaaattgaatgaatcaTTGTCATTTAACAACAAGCTTGAATTAACTAAATACATTTctccagaagaaaagaatactcTAAAGACACAACTAATTACTGATTTGAAGGCAATTGATATTAAGGACAAGAACAGTAAGAAGCAAGTACTAGCCAAGTTTACTGATGCAAAGAACTTCTTGACGTTATCTGAAGAGGTGAGACTACGCAGAAAATTCTTGAAGCCAGTGAAACCAGAaacagaattgaagaaattggaagaacCACTCAAACCTTCCAAGAAAAATCTAACCACCAGACGTTACAACTACGAACAAAACACGATAGATGTCATTACAAGACCAAAGACCGATTTCTTGAGCAAATTGTAA
- the PYP1 gene encoding putative phosphoric monoester hydrolase (similar to uniprot|P53981 Saccharomyces cerevisiae YNL010W Hypothetical ORF), whose product MKAAVFSDFDGTITLQDSNDYLTDNLGFGKEERLKVFSGVLDGNKPFRDGFKAMLDSVHEPFDSCIEQLLAHIKLDPGFVETAEWCAANDVPLVVISSGMKPIIEALIGKLVGTERAKELGIEVIANGVEVDEATGEWHIVYRDDTPHGHDKAQTIEQCKKRFAADKYFYCGDGVSDLTAARECDVLFAREGCDLAPYCDHHGIPYILFNNFTEIKDRIAKELS is encoded by the coding sequence ATGAAAGCAGCAGTATTCAGTGATTTTGATGGTACCATCACGCTACAGGACTCGAACGACTATTTGACAGACAACTTAGGGTTCGGTAAAGAGGAAAGGCTGAAAGTTTTCTCTGGTGTCTTGGACGGGAACAAACCATTCAGAGACGGATTCAAAGCTATGTTGGACTCTGTGCATGAACCATTCGACTCATGCATCGAACAATTATTGGCCCATATCAAATTAGACCCAGGTTTCGTAGAAACCGCTGAATGGTGTGCTGCCAATGACGTACCATTAGTTGTCATCAGTAGCGGTATGAAGCCAATCATCGAGGCGCTAATTGGGAAACTTGTTGGTACGGAACGTGCTAAGGAATTAGGGATCGAAGTGATCGCCAACGGCGTGGAGGTGGACGAGGCCACAGGTGAATGGCACATTGTGTACCGCGACGACACGCCTCACGGACACGACAAGGCTCAGACCATTGAACAGTGCAAGAAGAGGTTTGCTGCCGACAAATACTTCTACTGCGGGGACGGTGTCAGTGATTTGACTGCAGCACGCGAGTGTGACGTGTTGTTTGCACGTGAAGGATGTGATTTGGCACCATACTGCGACCACCATGGTATCCCATACATCTTGTTTAACAACTTTACAGAGATTAAAGACAGAATAGCCAAGGAGCTGTCTTAG
- the SGF29 gene encoding Sgf29p (similar to uniprot|P25554 Saccharomyces cerevisiae YCL010C SGF29 SaGa associated Factor 29kDa Probable 29kKDa Subunit of SAGA histone acetyltransferase complex) — MATEDRWGLAVTQLQDLYKIGDIAGFESLDPKNMNFQNMNLNQLADIHEKLEARQSVNEKMRNYCRDLVENISYILDNYPVEEEPILKEESSSTHIPESSVVGRSHWTSQFNPSEPIEVGSEVAYKSKKTGEWIQCICTKVSGDGLRFEVKDPEPDEFGKPGGIFKCNSKEILLIPPVTMKRTQTPNYPANTKVLARYPETTTFYPAIVCGSKRDGTCKLRFDGEEEIDKETEVERRLVLPFPSRR; from the coding sequence ATGGCAACGGAAGATAGATGGGGTCTTGCCGTGACTCAATTACAAGATCTATATAAAATAGGAGATATTGCGGGGTTTGAGTCTTTAGATCCGAAGAATATGAATTTCCAGAAtatgaatttgaatcaattggCTGATATCCATGAGAAATTAGAGGCTCGTCAGTCtgtaaatgaaaagatGAGAAATTACTGCAGAGATTTGGTAGAGAACATTTCATACATATTAGATAATTATCCAGTGGAAGAGGAACCTATATTAAAGGAGGAATCCAGTTCGACGCATATCCCTGAATCGAGTGTTGTTGGTAGATCACATTGGACCAGTCAATTCAACCCAAGTGAACCAATTGAGGTTGGTTCCGAAGTTGCATATAAATCTAAAAAGACTGGCGAATGGATCCAGTGCATATGCACAAAAGTTTCTGGGGACGGACTCCGGTTTGAAGTGAAAGATCCAGAACCCGATGAATTTGGGAAACCAGGTGGTATATTCAAATGTAACTCGAAAGAGATCCTCTTGATCCCGCCCGTGACTATGAAAAGAACCCAGACTCCGAATTATCCAGCGAATACAAAAGTTTTGGCAAGATATCCAGAAACAACGACTTTCTATCCAGCTATTGTTTGCGGAAGCAAAAGAGATGGGACATGTAAGCTACGATTCGACGGTGAAGAGGAAATAGACAAGGAGACTGAGGTGGAAAGAAGATTAGTTCTTCCTTTCCCCTCTAGACGATGA
- the ILV6 gene encoding acetolactate synthase regulatory subunit (highly similar to uniprot|P25605 Saccharomyces cerevisiae YCL009C ILV6 Regulatory subunit of acetolactate synthase which catalyzes the first step of branched-chain amino acid biosynthesis enhances activity of the Ilv2p catalytic subunit localizes to mitochondria): protein MLKTRVVPLALRSFARAKSSSTSALAYKQLHRNKARPPLPTIETPSWSTNSAISSILYENPVISKEPKKQHVLNCLVQNEPGVLSLVSGTLAARGFNIDSLVVCNTEVKDLSRMTIVLQGQDGVIEQARRQIEDLVPVFVVLDYSHSTIIERELLMTRISLLGAEYFEDLIHHHEQDENTDTVERIRQQQFHPSNLPLSQVLRLKHEHLNDISNLTGNFGGKIVDIAEQSCIVELCAKPSRISAFLKLVEPFGILEVARSGMMALPRTHLSVGDEDDAQSKMNDIVDISQLPPG from the coding sequence ATGCTAAAAACTAGAGTGGTTCCTCTAGCATTGAGAAGCTTTGCCAGAGCAAAGTCTTCTTCGACTTCGGCTCTTGCTTATAAGCAACTGCATAGAAATAAGGCAAGACCTCCTTTACCAACGATCGAAACTCCATCTTGGTCTACTAACAGTGCCATCTCATCGATCCTATATGAAAATCCAGTAATCTCAAAGGAGccaaagaaacaacatGTTTTGAACTGTTTGGTTCAAAACGAGCCAGGTGTTCTATCGTTAGTCTCAGGTACTCTAGCTGCAAGAGGCTTCAATATCGATTCCCTTGTGGTCTGTAACACTGAAGTGAAAGATTTATCCCGTATGACCATTGTGTTGCAAGGTCAAGACGGTGTCATCGAACAAGCCAGAAGACAAATCGAAGATTTGGTACCAGTATTTGTCGTGTTGGATTACTCTCATTCCACCATCATAGAAAGAGAATTGTTGATGACAAGAATCTCTTTGTTGGGTGCTGAATACTTCGAGGATTTGATTCATCACCATgaacaagatgaaaatactGATACCGTTGAAAGAATAAGACAACAGCAATTCCATCCTTCCAACCTTCCACTGTCCCAAGTATTGAGATTGAAGCATGAACATTTAAACGACATCTCTAACTTGACTGGTAACTTTGGTGGTAAGATTGTTGATATCGCTGAACAAAGTTGTATTGTGGAATTATGTGCTAAACCATCCCGTATCTCTGCATTCTTGAAACTTGTGGAACCTTTCGGTATCTTGGAAGTGGCAAGATCAGGTATGATGGCTCTACCAAGAACCCATTTATCTGTCggtgatgaagatgatgctCAAAGCAAGATGAATGACATCGTTGATATCTCTCAATTGCCTCCTGGTTGA
- the IDP3 gene encoding isocitrate dehydrogenase (NADP(+)) IDP3 (highly similar to uniprot|P41939 Saccharomyces cerevisiae YLR174W IDP2 Cytosolic NADP-specific isocitrate dehydrogenase catalyzes oxidation of isocitrate to alpha-ketoglutarate levels are elevated during growth on non-fermentable carbon sources and reduced during growth on glucose), with protein sequence MSKISVKTPIVEMDGDEQTRIIWKLIKDHLIHPYLDIDLKYYDLSIENRDLTDDKVTEQSAQATLKYGVAVKCATITPDEARVEEFKLKKMWKSPNGTIRNILGGTVFREPIVIPRIPKLVTNWEKPIIIGRHAFGDQYRATDVVIPGAGKLKLVFESDDSNTENIELSVYDFDEESKGGVAMAMYNTLESITGFAHASFKMALERGLPLYSTTKNTILKKYDGKFKDVFESLYESQYKSAFEAKGIWYEHRLIDDMVAQMLKSKGGYIIAMKNYDGDVESDIVAQGFGSLGLMTSVLITPDGKAFESEAAHGTVTRHYRQHQQGKETSTNSIASIFAWTRGLIQRGKLDSTPDVVKFAELVESATVNTVQEDEIMTKDLALILGKTDRSSYVTTEEFIEAVHKRLDSEFKSSFN encoded by the coding sequence ATGTCAAAGATTAGTGTCAAGACTCCCATTGTGGAGATGGATGGTGATGAACAAACAAGAATCATTTGGAAATTAATCAAAGACCACTTGATTCACCCATATTTGGacattgatttgaaatactACGATCTTTCCATCGAAAACCGTGATTTGACTGATGATAAAGTCACTGAACAATCCGCTCAAGCGACTTTGAAATACGGTGTTGCTGTGAAATGTGCTACGATTACACCGGATGAGGCTCGTGTCGAGgaattcaaattgaaaaagatgtGGAAATCTCCAAACGGTACCATTAGAAATATCCTAGGTGGTACCGTGTTCCGTGAACCAATTGTGATTCCAAGAATTCCAAAGTTGGTGACCAACTGGGAAAAACCAATCATTATTGGTAGACACGCTTTCGGTGACCAATACAGGGCCACTGACGTAGTTATTCCAGGAGCAGGTAAGTTGAAGTTGGTGTTCGAGAGCGATGACTCGAATACGGAAAATATCGAACTGAGCGTTTACGatttcgatgaagagaGTAAAGGTGGTGTTGCCATGGCCATGTACAACACTTTGGAATCTATCACTGGGTTTGCTCATGCTTCTTTCAAGATGGCTTTGGAAAGAGGTTTGCCTCTTTACTCCACCACCAAGAATACcatcttgaagaaatacgACGGTAAGTTCAAGGACGTGTTCGAATCGCTATACGAAAGTCAGTACAAATCGGCGTTCGAAGCTAAGGGGATCTGGTACGAACATCGTTTGATCGACGATATGGTTGCTCAGATGTTGAAATCGAAGGGTGGCTACATCATCGCAATGAAGAATTACGATGGTGATGTGGAATCCGATATTGTCGCTCAAGGGTTCGGTTCTCTTGGTCTAATGACTTCTGTGTTGATTACTCCAGATGGTAAGGCCTTCGAAAGTGAAGCTGCTCATGGTACCGTCACTAGACATTACAGACAACACCAACAGGGTAAAGAAACCTCGACAAACTCGATCGCCTCGATTTTCGCTTGGACCAGAGGCTTGATCCAAAGGGGTAAGTTGGATAGCACCCCAGATGTGGTGAAATTCGCCGAATTGGTGGAATCTGCTACCGTCAACACGgttcaagaagatgaaattatGACTAAAGATTTGGCATTGATCTTGGGTAAGACCGACAGATCCTCATACGTCACTACCGAAGAGTTCATTGAAGCTGTTCACAAGAGATTGGACTCCGAATTtaaatcatcattcaactag
- a CDS encoding uncharacterized protein (similar to uniprot|P53980 Saccharomyces cerevisiae YNL011C Hypothetical ORF), with protein sequence MKVVVFTGGTASNSLVNCFEALSRDVVKTPNGPAGNSVTHIIPVSDNGGSTSEILRCFGGIALGDLRNRALRLFQDEPLRQFLHHRFDKDSTVALQEWESLIRGDHHLWAELLQEGTVSQRLKLYPMFRELFLKFAAKVEQLDSKFDFSAASVGNILLKSMEMQSGIDAALEQFLQFGGVPPNFSIVPCVIISEHMAGERRPEEYPLPTLQLQLVLANGDVITGQSEISHPADLSSNNTSQLHFSKSNDAHPQLAAAVQQLRYVLDDSGSISPIWPRADPAALQAIESADYIIYSIGSLITSLMPSLIVPEIACAIAKNIHAKKVLLQNGTYDRESYGLDSVSYTMLVNDTLRQAALSCSEDAIPSANSWVDHVIRLQDSEIQIPSKAEPWYSTVTIPSSGSGSGSHFDPDILLETLRSL encoded by the coding sequence ATGAAGGTGGTAGTGTTCACAGGTGGTACTGCCAGTAATTCGTTGGTCAATTGCTTTGAAGCGTTGTCACGTGATGTTGTAAAAACGCCAAACGGTCCTGCTGGCAACAGCGTCACCCATATCATCCCCGTATCTGATAACGGCGGGTCCACATCAGAGATACTACGTTGTTTCGGTGGTATCGCACTCGGAGATCTTCGTAATAGAGCTCTTAGACTGTTTCAGGATGAACCACTGCGACAGTTCCTCCATCATAGATTCGATAAGGATTCAACAGTCGCTTTACAAGAATGGGAGAGTCTGATTCGCGGCGATCACCATCTGTGGGCAGAACTGCTACAAGAAGGTACGGTATCCCAGAGATTGAAACTATATCCTATGTTTAGAGAGCTGTTTCTCAAATTTGCCGCCAAGGTTGAGCAGCTAGATTCCAAGTTCGATTTCTCTGCAGCGTCTGTTGGCAATATCCTACTTAAAAGCATGGAAATGCAATCTGGGATTGATGCTGCATTGGAACAGTTTCTGCAGTTCGGCGGCGTGCCGCCGAACTTTTCTATCGTTCCATGCGTCATTATCTCTGAACATATGGCAGGAGAACGCCGCCCGGAAGAATATCCTCTTCCCACTCTACAATTGCAACTAGTTCTTGCTAACGGAGACGTTATCACTGGTCAATCTGAGATCTCTCATCCTGCAGATCTCTCATCCAATAACACATCTCAATTGCATTTCTCCAAGTCAAACGATGCACATCCTCAATTGGCAGCCGCAGTGCAGCAGCTTCGATACGTGCTAGATGATAGCGGTTCCATTTCTCCGATCTGGCCAAGAGCAGATCCTGCTGCCCTTCAAGCCATTGAATCTGCAGACTATATCATCTACAGTATCGGTTCCTTAATTACTAGTTTGATGCCATCGTTAATCGTACCTGAAATCGCTTGTGCCATTGCTAAAAATATCCATGCCAAGAAAGTTTTGTTGCAAAATGGTACTTACGATCGTGAATCGTATGGATTAGATTCCGTCTCTTACACGATGCTTGTCAATGACACGCTTCGACAAGCGGCATTGTCCTGTTCAGAGGATGCCATTCCGTCAGCTAATTCGTGGGTGGATCACGTGATCCGTCTTCAGGATAGTGAGATTCAGATCCCATCCAAGGCTGAACCCTGGTATTCAACAGTTACGATCCCCAGTAGTGGTAGCGGTAGCGGTAGCCATTTTGACCCGGATATTTTGCTTGAAACGTTGCGTTCCCTTTGA